From the Penaeus monodon isolate SGIC_2016 chromosome 3, NSTDA_Pmon_1, whole genome shotgun sequence genome, the window GAGGTCCAAATCCATGGTAGATgatctaaaaagataaaaatgcacGTATTTAGCAAAGTTGCATACTCATAGCTTCGTGGATTCGAGTCTCGACCTTTGAAAGTTTGAGTGTGAATCCCACAAcacaagagagaggatgagcttGAAATATTACCTTCTGTAATCGCCTCTCTGACGAGACTGTCCTCTTGACGAGTCTCGATGCTGATACCCTGCCAGCCGGAGCCAAGGTTGCCGCAGTACTGGTTGGCGCCATCCCACGTGTAGGTCTTGCTGCCGTCATGGCGCCACGAGAAGTGGTACTCGCTGTCGCCCAGCCTTTGGTCCACCTGAAGTCGTCCGAACCGCCATTGTGGTGGGTGAGAAAAGAATGGTTGGAGTTAGgggagatttccttaatggacatCGACAGCAGGAATGATTTAACTCGATATGACAAGAAAGATTGCTTCAAAAGGTGAGAAGAAGCACCTCGCCAttacatgcatatgaataaatttacatacatatatatatgtatatttacatgcatataaaaaatatacatacatgtatatgtatatgtatcaatatatgtatatacatgagtcATTTCATGGTGTGAAAGCAGCTCTGAATGCAGCGTCAGGGACCTCGACACTTACCGGGACGCCCGAGGTAACTGACTGGGGCACCACAGGTCCACTTCGGCCTCGGTGCACCTGGAATTGAAGcgaaaatattttgtcattagtCTATTAGATTTGATTGGAGAGGATATTCTGGTAAAGGAAATCGACTCAGGCAAGTGGGAACAATCTCACTCGTTATGACGAAGCATTTAGTTCTGCagattacttttatcatccttgAATATTGTCATTTGACGAAATGCTGCCACACAAGAAGGGCCCGGGGACTCACCGGGGCCACGGGAACCGGCTGATGCACCACAGGTCGCACAGGTGCCACAGGTCGCACGGGGCGGTGGACGGCGGCAGGTCTGAAGCCATGTACTCCGTGTGGGAAGCTGAACGCGTTGGGCCTAAATCCATGCCCGACAGGAGGGAAGTGCCCTTGCCCGGCGGGAGGGAAATGTCCATGAAAATGCCCGTGTCCGCCAAGGGAATGATCCCCAGCAGCCGCAGCAGCCAAGGCCAACAACAGTAAGAACTTCATCTGTAAATCAGAAGCAAATACCCTTACAGAATGACGTAAATAGTCAATAGAGTAATCATCTCCAATCACACACCCTACAGCACATTTACCTACATTACGTAACGTGTAATTCGCCCTCAACTGTGTTTTCACACTTCACAAAAATTCACAAACCACTACCGATTCCCCAGTACAAGCCTTAGCCACAAAAACATTTCGTTTAAACATGAAAGAGTTCAGATACGTGATCTTCCCCAGCGCCCGGCCCCACTCACAATACACGCTATGGCTACACTTAAAGCTTTGATTTAAATGACATAAAAGATCTTTTCCAGGCGATTGAGGAGACAACGTGACAGCGCCGTCTCTATCTCCGTCCCGCCGGCCGTCTTACCATACTCAGCGGACGAGCGAATGTGTCGACCGCAAGCAGAGCCGCCATTTTatatgcagcttttgccattGCTTTGAGGAGAAGGTCACTCGTCGACGTGGATTttctcccctttgcccttccctccaTAGCAGCAGAAGCGTCTCGCTGGAAATGTGTACATGAAATCTAGAGAAAAGTCAttgatttaatttttctctctgttcctgtaAAACttattaatatctctctctcaatacatacatattacatacatatattatatatatatataatatataatatatatatattatacatatatgcatatttattaatgcatacatagatgtgtataaatatatatatatatatatataatatattatatatatatgaatagacaaatataaatagtaataaatgcaatatatgtatatctacatatatatgtgtgtgtgtgtttgtatgtctatatataccatatatatgtgtttatatttgtatatatgtatgtttgtatttatcatgtgttatacagttattacataataattgaatatatcaAAGGAATGTTATATAGAGTATGATTTAGTTAAGTCTGTGCTGAAATAGC encodes:
- the LOC119591386 gene encoding uncharacterized protein LOC119591386, with the translated sequence MKFLLLLALAAAAAGDHSLGGHGHFHGHFPPAGQGHFPPVGHGFRPNAFSFPHGVHGFRPAAVHRPVRPVAPVRPVVHQPVPVAPVHRGRSGPVVPQSVTSGVPVDQRLGDSEYHFSWRHDGSKTYTWDGANQYCGNLGSGWQGISIETRQEDSLVREAITEDHLPWIWTSGQIKNHGFAWASGEEFVGLNWSHTGGNHRPQPDNREGNENCLGVLNNVYDDGIKWHDIACHHDKAIICERKVRVHG